Proteins found in one Streptomyces sp. CB09001 genomic segment:
- a CDS encoding zinc-dependent metalloprotease, translating to MTSIGANSGMVDWNLAVATATRLVRPGPEVSRDEARAVVGELRRHAKSSEEHVRGFTRMGTEETHDTPVLVVDRPGWVRANVAGFRELLKPLLEKMQERRGGGAGNAVLGAVGGKVTGVELGMLLSFLSSRVLGQYETFAPATRELPAGANGGGRLLLVAPNIVHVERELDVEPHDFRLWVTLHEETHRTQFTAVPWLRDHLEGEIQSFLAETDVDPMTVLERVREAAQSLAGGRPEAEEGDDGRSLVELVQTPAQREVLGRLTAVMSLLEGHADFVMDGVGPEVVPSVGEIREKFQQRRAKGASRLDMALRKLLGLDAKLRQYRDGERFVRAVVDECGMDGFNRVWTSPNTLPTKSEIAKPADWIARVHRKPEA from the coding sequence ATGACGAGCATCGGCGCAAATTCCGGCATGGTCGACTGGAACCTCGCGGTGGCGACCGCGACCCGGCTCGTACGGCCGGGCCCCGAGGTGAGCCGCGACGAGGCCAGGGCCGTCGTCGGAGAGCTCCGCCGCCATGCCAAGTCCTCGGAGGAGCACGTCCGCGGCTTCACCCGGATGGGCACCGAGGAGACCCACGACACCCCCGTCCTGGTGGTCGACCGGCCCGGCTGGGTCCGGGCCAACGTCGCCGGGTTCCGGGAGCTGCTCAAGCCCCTGCTGGAGAAGATGCAGGAGCGGCGCGGCGGCGGCGCGGGCAACGCGGTCCTCGGCGCCGTCGGCGGCAAGGTCACCGGCGTGGAGCTGGGCATGCTGCTGTCGTTCCTGTCCTCCCGCGTCCTCGGCCAGTACGAGACGTTCGCCCCGGCCACCCGGGAACTGCCCGCCGGCGCGAACGGCGGCGGCCGGCTGCTTCTGGTCGCGCCGAACATCGTGCACGTGGAGCGCGAACTCGACGTCGAGCCGCACGACTTCCGCCTGTGGGTGACCCTGCACGAGGAGACGCACCGCACGCAGTTCACCGCCGTGCCCTGGCTGCGGGACCACCTGGAGGGCGAAATCCAGTCGTTCCTGGCCGAGACCGACGTGGACCCCATGACCGTGCTCGAGCGGGTCCGCGAGGCCGCCCAGTCGCTGGCCGGGGGCCGTCCCGAGGCGGAGGAGGGCGACGACGGCCGTTCGCTCGTGGAGCTGGTGCAGACCCCCGCCCAACGGGAGGTTCTCGGCCGCCTCACCGCCGTGATGTCCCTCCTGGAGGGGCACGCCGACTTCGTGATGGACGGCGTCGGACCGGAGGTCGTGCCGAGCGTCGGGGAGATCCGGGAGAAGTTCCAGCAGCGCCGCGCCAAGGGCGCCTCCCGCCTCGACATGGCGCTGCGCAAGCTGCTCGGCCTGGACGCCAAACTCCGCCAGTACCGGGACGGCGAACGCTTCGTCCGGGCCGTCGTCGACGAGTGCGGCATGGACGGCTTCAACCGCGTCTGGACCTCGCCCAACACGCTCCCCACCAAGTCGGAGATCGCCAAACCGGCGGACTGGATCGCGCGGGT
- the dacB gene encoding D-alanyl-D-alanine carboxypeptidase/D-alanyl-D-alanine-endopeptidase yields MARAADAVRPRLARFVRAAGPRAARLARATAPRLARITRPKTWQYTAGAATAGLALAAGVVTVAGPWDSTGQRTAERDRAVALEQTGGTDHGRGSGASGTSSGSPRPAPSAGAVLAGLGGTSVPGGVKAAPGDQDLADLLDPLLKDAAGLGERRAAAVVDLTTGKRLYGLGSDAPLTPASTTKIATAVAALTALGPDHRLTTRTALEADTGEVVLVGGGDPTLTAREDARDLASLRALAEKTAAALKKRGVREVTLSYDTTLYAGTEMHPIGVNENLARVTALMADEGRTDDSTSGPAPRTEDPAADAARTFAGLLKQHGITASAPGPSKATGRADTLAAVSSPPLSALVERMLTNSDNDLAEALARHTAVATGKRADFAGAGAAVTARLEQLGLPVGGARFHDGSGLDRTDLISADLLTALLTEAADPARPQLRPVLTGLPVAHFTGTLAGRYTDGAAGLVRAKTGTLTGVNTLAGTVTTPDGRLLGFAFLANDTTDAWSAQTTLDRAATALASQTP; encoded by the coding sequence GCGGGCCGCGGATGCCGTACGTCCCCGTCTGGCCCGCTTCGTCCGGGCCGCCGGACCGCGGGCCGCACGGCTGGCACGGGCCACGGCGCCGCGGCTCGCCCGGATCACGAGGCCGAAGACCTGGCAGTACACCGCCGGTGCCGCCACCGCCGGGCTGGCACTGGCCGCCGGGGTGGTGACCGTCGCCGGCCCCTGGGACTCCACGGGTCAGCGTACGGCCGAGCGGGACCGGGCCGTCGCCCTGGAGCAGACGGGTGGCACAGATCACGGCCGCGGATCCGGGGCCTCCGGTACGTCCTCCGGTTCACCCCGGCCCGCGCCCAGCGCCGGGGCCGTACTGGCCGGTCTCGGCGGCACCTCCGTCCCGGGCGGCGTCAAGGCGGCACCCGGCGACCAGGACCTCGCGGACCTCCTCGACCCCCTGCTCAAGGACGCCGCCGGGCTCGGCGAGCGCCGCGCGGCGGCCGTCGTCGACCTCACCACCGGCAAGCGCCTGTACGGCCTCGGTTCCGACGCCCCGCTCACCCCCGCCTCCACCACCAAGATCGCCACGGCCGTCGCCGCCCTCACCGCCCTCGGCCCCGACCACCGCCTCACCACCCGCACCGCCCTGGAGGCCGACACCGGCGAGGTCGTCCTGGTCGGCGGCGGCGACCCCACCCTCACCGCGCGCGAGGACGCCCGGGACCTGGCCAGCCTGCGCGCCCTCGCCGAGAAGACCGCCGCCGCCCTGAAGAAGCGGGGCGTGCGCGAGGTGACGCTGTCGTACGACACGACCCTCTACGCCGGTACGGAAATGCACCCGATAGGGGTCAACGAGAACCTCGCCCGCGTCACCGCCCTGATGGCCGACGAGGGCCGCACCGACGACTCCACCAGCGGCCCGGCCCCACGCACGGAAGACCCGGCCGCCGACGCCGCCCGCACCTTCGCCGGCCTCCTGAAGCAGCACGGCATCACCGCGTCGGCCCCCGGCCCCTCCAAGGCCACCGGCCGCGCCGACACCCTCGCCGCGGTCTCCTCGCCCCCGCTGTCGGCCCTGGTCGAGCGGATGCTGACCAACAGCGACAACGACCTCGCCGAGGCCCTGGCCCGCCACACCGCCGTGGCGACCGGCAAGCGCGCCGACTTCGCCGGGGCGGGCGCCGCCGTCACGGCCCGCCTGGAACAGCTCGGCCTGCCGGTGGGCGGCGCGCGGTTCCACGACGGAAGCGGCCTGGACCGCACCGACCTGATCAGCGCCGACCTGCTCACCGCGCTGCTGACCGAGGCGGCCGACCCGGCCCGCCCCCAACTGCGTCCGGTCCTCACCGGCCTGCCCGTCGCCCACTTCACCGGCACCCTGGCCGGCCGTTACACGGACGGCGCAGCGGGCCTCGTCCGGGCCAAGACCGGCACCCTCACGGGCGTGAACACCCTCGCCGGCACGGTCACCACCCCCGACGGCCGGCTCCTCGGCTTCGCCTTCCTGGCCAACGACACGACGGACGCCTGGTCGGCCCAGACGACCCTGGACCGAGCGGCAACGGCGCTGGCGTCGCAGACGCCGTAG